ATCCTGCCCGGCGCCACCTTCCTGGCCCCCCCGGCCGATGCGCCCGAGTATTTCCGCCTCTCCGGCCGCTTCGCCGGCCCGGGCAATGCGCGGACCGAGCAGGCCGGCAGCATCCCCGGCGTGACGCTGCCGGGCTATGGCCCCCGGCCCACCGGCCTCGCCATGCCCTTTCCCGGCCAGCCGCTGCAGGGCTTTTCCGGCATCAAGCCGGTGGGCGACGGCAGCTACTGGGTGACGGGCGACAATGGCTTCGGCAACCGCCGCAACAGCCCCGACGCGCTGCTGATGATCCATCGCGTGCGGCCGAACTGGCAGACCGGGCAGGTGGCGGTGGAAAACACCATCTTCCTCTCCGACCCCAACCGCGTCGCCAGCTTCGCCCTGCAGAACGAGGCGACGCCGACGCGCTACCTGACCGGCGCCGATTTCGACCTGGAGAGCATCCAGCCCCTGCCCGATGGCAGCTTCATGCTGGGCGAGGAATTCGGCCCCTTCCTGCTGCGCTTCGACGCCGCGGGCCGCCTGATGGCCGTGGTCGAGACGCAGATGGACGGCCAGCCGCTCCGCTCGCCCGACCACCCGGCCCAGGTGATTCCGGCGAACCCGACCGCAGGCGTCCCGCACCGCGTCCGCCGCTCGGGCGGGTATGAGGGCATGGCGATGACGCCGGATGGCCGCACCCTCTGGGCGCTGCTGGAACAGCCCCTCTTCGCCGCGGGCAGCAACCAGCCCGAGGGCGCCTTCCTCCGCCTGATCGAGTTCGACGTGGGCCGCATGGCCTGGACCGGCCGCAACCTGCGCTACCGGCTGGAGCCGGGGGCGACGGCCATCGGCGACTTCAACATGATCGACGAGCGCCGCGCCCTGGTGATCGAGCGCGACAATGGCGAGGGCGATCCCGGCCGTGCCTGCGCCCAGGGTGTGGAGAGCACCCACACCGCCCCATGCTTCGCCATGCCGGCGCGCCTGAAGCGCATCTACCTGGTGGATCTGGGCGCGCCGGATGCCGAGGGCTTCGTCCGCAAGATCGGCCATATCGACCTCATGGCCATCCAGGACCCCGAGCGGGTGGCGCGCCAGCGCGGCGACCGCGCGGCCGGCGCCAGCGACGCGGTCTT
This region of Sediminicoccus rosea genomic DNA includes:
- a CDS encoding esterase-like activity of phytase family protein, which produces MRRFLLATTVSLGAALGLIQPAAADTRFEARLAGQAILPGATFLAPPADAPEYFRLSGRFAGPGNARTEQAGSIPGVTLPGYGPRPTGLAMPFPGQPLQGFSGIKPVGDGSYWVTGDNGFGNRRNSPDALLMIHRVRPNWQTGQVAVENTIFLSDPNRVASFALQNEATPTRYLTGADFDLESIQPLPDGSFMLGEEFGPFLLRFDAAGRLMAVVETQMDGQPLRSPDHPAQVIPANPTAGVPHRVRRSGGYEGMAMTPDGRTLWALLEQPLFAAGSNQPEGAFLRLIEFDVGRMAWTGRNLRYRLEPGATAIGDFNMIDERRALVIERDNGEGDPGRACAQGVESTHTAPCFAMPARLKRIYLVDLGAPDAEGFVRKIGHIDLMAIQDPERVARQRGDRAAGASDAVFTFPFFTIENVAMVDADHIIVGNDNNLPFSAGRHLSRADDNELILLHVPELLRAR